From a single Nostoc sp. MS1 genomic region:
- a CDS encoding Mo-dependent nitrogenase C-terminal domain-containing protein, whose protein sequence is MNLYKLDLLNPIRNQLDSIIICNSQQAQLLCKLILASCPFARDIKVFNHAIAHIPALCKLNPLYEQLMGLLFRAQCYLA, encoded by the coding sequence ATGAATTTATATAAATTAGATTTACTCAACCCAATCCGCAACCAACTAGATAGCATCATCATTTGTAATTCTCAACAAGCACAATTATTATGCAAACTTATTTTGGCTAGTTGCCCATTTGCCAGAGATATCAAAGTTTTCAATCATGCGATCGCACACATTCCAGCTTTATGTAAACTTAACCCTTTATATGAACAGTTGATGGGATTGCTATTTCGCGCCCAGTGTTATTTAGCCTAG
- a CDS encoding outer membrane beta-barrel protein — MKDLVKKTKLALLSCILQLGLTGAFACSFAKAADAAPLGLKGDYIGTGISSGVTNGGHSNDDAQVGGDIQGRVAISHTPLSVRGSFLFDDKTTATVPTITYDIPITKNTNLYAGAGYSFIGKQGDDTPLGNRNSVVLDTGVETAINKNLVAFGDGKLGFDAYQNNDADAVSFQLGVGYRF, encoded by the coding sequence ATGAAAGATTTAGTTAAAAAAACAAAATTAGCTTTACTCTCTTGTATACTTCAACTCGGACTTACTGGTGCATTCGCTTGCTCATTTGCAAAAGCTGCGGATGCGGCTCCGTTAGGTTTAAAAGGTGACTACATTGGTACTGGTATATCTTCAGGAGTTACCAATGGTGGACACAGTAATGATGATGCTCAAGTAGGTGGTGATATTCAAGGTCGTGTTGCTATTTCTCATACTCCCCTTTCCGTTCGCGGTTCATTTCTCTTTGATGATAAAACTACGGCAACTGTACCAACAATTACTTACGATATCCCAATTACCAAAAATACTAATCTCTATGCGGGTGCTGGCTACTCTTTCATTGGTAAACAAGGCGATGATACTCCTTTAGGTAATCGTAACTCCGTAGTTTTAGATACTGGTGTCGAGACAGCAATTAATAAAAATTTAGTCGCCTTTGGTGATGGCAAATTAGGTTTTGATGCTTATCAAAATAATGATGCTGATGCTGTTAGCTTTCAGCTTGGTGTTGGCTACCGATTCTAA
- a CDS encoding cupin domain-containing protein: MTIQKTSFLQATGQGTSYWFAEDLYTFKALGEDTENAYTLCEVVIAPKGGGAPPHRHSHDNESFYILEGELEFYLNEERIIATPGTFIHSPKGQLHQFTNKTSLPVKMLVWQTPSGFENFIADVGKSVKQVNFGSPLNPADLENILATAPKYGIEILPPPTKS; the protein is encoded by the coding sequence ATGACTATTCAAAAAACTAGTTTTTTACAAGCAACTGGTCAAGGTACTTCTTACTGGTTTGCTGAGGATTTATATACTTTCAAAGCGCTAGGAGAAGATACAGAAAACGCTTATACCCTATGTGAAGTAGTTATTGCTCCAAAAGGAGGTGGCGCACCACCTCACCGACATTCCCACGATAATGAGTCTTTCTACATATTAGAAGGAGAATTGGAATTTTACTTAAATGAAGAAAGAATCATTGCCACACCAGGAACATTTATTCATTCCCCTAAAGGACAACTACATCAATTTACTAACAAAACCTCTTTGCCTGTAAAGATGTTAGTATGGCAGACACCATCTGGATTTGAGAATTTTATTGCAGATGTTGGTAAGTCAGTAAAACAGGTTAATTTTGGCTCTCCTTTAAATCCGGCAGATTTGGAAAATATCCTGGCTACAGCGCCTAAGTATGGTATTGAGATTCTTCCTCCACCAACTAAATCTTAA
- a CDS encoding peptidoglycan-binding domain-containing protein: MATQTKTAIANFSDDLLQLQKPVYSSLTVAILQQLLILEGYGTLPDGTTLPVTGNYLDETVTAVENFQQAMGLTVDGVVGANTWAALVPNQ; this comes from the coding sequence ATGGCTACGCAAACAAAAACCGCTATTGCTAATTTCAGTGATGATTTATTACAGTTGCAAAAACCTGTGTATTCCAGTTTAACAGTTGCTATATTACAACAGCTTCTAATTTTAGAAGGGTACGGTACTTTACCCGACGGCACAACCTTACCTGTGACTGGTAACTATTTAGACGAAACCGTTACTGCTGTTGAAAACTTTCAACAAGCAATGGGTCTTACCGTCGATGGTGTTGTCGGTGCAAATACCTGGGCTGCATTGGTTCCCAACCAATAA
- a CDS encoding APC family permease, with product MSRDTDYSLLEPVQSNGKAAPMPLLTLSDAVALIVGIVIGAGIFETPSLVASQAGSDIAVMLLWLAGGLVSIIGALCYAELATTYPNVGGAYYYLKRAFGQRIAFLFAWARLTVVQTGSIALLAFVFGDYASEILRLGTFSSSIYAAVVISLLTVLNIVGLKQGKLTQNLLTAAKVLGLLLVVIFGLIASGNSSVPVESTSSGNWGLAMVFVLLSYGGWNEAAYISAEIQDRQRNIVRSLVWGIGIITAIYLLINLAYLRGLGLANMAKSSAVAADLLRTIWGTPGALFISFLIAICTLGATNATIFTGARTNYALGQDFALFNFMGRWQQAPSSPTTALIVQGAIALALVLLGTFTRKGFETMVDYTAPVFWFFFLLSGISLLILRQKEPHILRPFRVPFYPITPLLFCTVCGYLLYSSINYTNVGAVVGVLVVAAGIPIYFWNHHRRRA from the coding sequence GTGAGTAGAGATACAGACTATAGCTTACTAGAGCCAGTACAGAGTAATGGCAAGGCAGCACCCATGCCACTGTTAACGTTATCGGATGCAGTTGCTCTGATTGTTGGGATTGTTATTGGTGCAGGCATTTTTGAAACGCCTTCATTAGTAGCTAGCCAAGCTGGAAGTGATATTGCAGTAATGTTATTGTGGTTAGCTGGTGGCTTAGTGTCTATCATTGGTGCATTATGCTATGCAGAGTTAGCCACAACTTATCCGAATGTTGGCGGAGCTTATTATTATCTAAAAAGAGCGTTTGGACAAAGAATCGCTTTTTTATTTGCTTGGGCAAGACTAACAGTAGTGCAAACTGGTTCTATTGCTCTGTTAGCATTTGTCTTTGGTGACTATGCGTCTGAGATTTTGCGGCTAGGGACATTTTCATCTTCCATCTATGCCGCAGTAGTAATTAGTCTACTAACAGTCTTAAACATCGTTGGTTTAAAACAGGGAAAGCTGACGCAAAACTTACTCACTGCTGCTAAAGTCTTGGGCTTGTTGCTAGTAGTAATTTTCGGGCTAATTGCTAGTGGTAATTCATCAGTACCAGTAGAATCAACTTCTTCGGGAAATTGGGGACTAGCAATGGTGTTTGTCTTGCTATCCTACGGTGGCTGGAACGAGGCGGCGTATATTTCCGCAGAAATACAAGATAGACAACGCAACATAGTGCGATCGCTAGTTTGGGGTATTGGCATTATTACCGCAATTTACCTACTGATCAATCTAGCTTACCTACGCGGCTTAGGACTTGCGAACATGGCGAAATCATCAGCAGTAGCCGCAGATTTACTACGTACTATTTGGGGTACACCCGGCGCTTTATTTATCAGTTTCTTAATTGCCATTTGTACTCTAGGGGCTACCAACGCCACTATTTTTACTGGCGCACGCACTAATTACGCCTTGGGACAAGATTTCGCCTTATTTAACTTCATGGGACGCTGGCAACAAGCACCCAGTAGCCCAACAACTGCCTTAATTGTACAAGGAGCGATCGCTCTAGCTTTAGTTCTATTAGGCACATTCACCCGCAAGGGTTTTGAAACAATGGTGGATTATACCGCCCCTGTGTTTTGGTTTTTCTTCCTCCTCTCTGGCATCTCACTACTGATATTACGCCAGAAAGAACCACATATACTGCGTCCATTCCGCGTGCCATTTTATCCAATTACACCATTACTCTTTTGTACCGTCTGCGGCTACTTATTGTACTCAAGCATAAATTATACCAATGTGGGCGCAGTCGTCGGTGTTTTAGTAGTAGCCGCAGGTATCCCCATCTATTTCTGGAATCATCACCGACGTAGAGCTTGA
- a CDS encoding SAM-dependent methyltransferase, with translation MQLQKILLSVVAGVSVVSLGLASCTAQQNVEAQTEANTPTLTGQTETQAQAPTTQPQERPGDVPYVPTPQSVVDAMLKVANVGKNDVLYDLGSGDGRIVNTAAQRFGTRGVGIDISPERIQEANANAQQAGVSDRVKFVQQDLFKTDFSKATVVTLYLLPDINLKLRPILFKQLKPGTRIVSHAFDMGDWKPEKTLQVDGRTVYYWVIPEQVPANLRQ, from the coding sequence ATGCAGTTACAAAAAATCTTACTATCTGTAGTCGCAGGTGTTAGTGTTGTTAGCTTGGGGTTAGCTAGCTGTACAGCACAACAAAATGTAGAAGCACAGACAGAAGCCAATACACCGACTTTAACAGGTCAAACTGAAACTCAAGCACAAGCACCTACTACCCAACCACAAGAACGTCCTGGGGATGTTCCTTATGTACCCACACCACAGTCTGTAGTAGATGCGATGTTAAAAGTAGCAAATGTGGGCAAAAATGATGTCCTTTATGACTTAGGCAGTGGTGATGGACGTATTGTCAACACAGCCGCGCAAAGATTTGGGACAAGGGGTGTGGGTATAGATATTAGTCCAGAACGGATTCAAGAAGCTAATGCAAATGCTCAACAGGCAGGAGTGAGCGATCGCGTAAAATTTGTTCAACAAGACTTATTCAAAACCGATTTTAGCAAGGCTACAGTAGTTACTCTCTATCTTTTGCCAGATATCAATCTTAAATTACGTCCCATATTATTTAAGCAGCTTAAACCCGGTACTCGTATTGTCTCCCACGCTTTTGATATGGGTGATTGGAAACCAGAAAAGACACTGCAAGTAGACGGTAGGACGGTTTACTATTGGGTTATTCCTGAACAAGTACCAGCTAATTTACGCCAGTAG
- a CDS encoding glycoside hydrolase 100 family protein — protein sequence METRPINQQSFQETAIWQFLKNSIIYYRGNPIGTVAAQDPGLAVLNYDQCFLRDFVPSAFVFLMNGQTDIVRNFLIETLTLQSHEKQMDCFRPGAGLMPASFKVEYKGSEEYLVADFGEQAIARVPPVDSCMWWIILLRAYVTATGDLPLVRQPEFQQGIKLILDLCLVHRFSMYPTMLVPDGAFMIDRRMGVYEHPLEIQVLLYAALRAARELLLPDGDGEQYLKKVHDRLGALQYHIRNYYWVDLKRLREIYRYKGNEFGKGVANQFNIFSQSIPSWVIEWLPENGGYLAGNLGPGRMDFRFFALGNLMAILAGLASEAESQHIMNLFVYRWEDLIGYMPVKICYPALQGLEWQIVTGCDPKNIPWSYHNGGNWPVLLWLFAAASLKTGRVELAYEAIAIAESRLTEDKFPEYYDGKNGRLIGKEARIYQTWTIAGLLVAKQFLANPYQVELISFPETFIGPGCSL from the coding sequence ATGGAAACTCGCCCAATTAATCAACAATCTTTTCAGGAAACAGCAATTTGGCAATTTCTCAAAAATTCCATTATTTATTATAGGGGAAACCCAATTGGTACTGTGGCTGCACAAGATCCAGGATTAGCTGTCCTCAACTATGACCAGTGTTTCCTGCGTGATTTTGTTCCTTCTGCTTTTGTTTTTCTCATGAATGGGCAAACAGATATTGTCCGCAACTTCTTAATAGAAACATTGACATTACAAAGCCATGAAAAGCAGATGGATTGCTTCCGACCAGGAGCAGGCTTAATGCCTGCAAGTTTCAAAGTAGAATACAAGGGTAGTGAAGAATATTTAGTGGCTGATTTTGGTGAACAAGCGATCGCCAGAGTTCCACCAGTTGATTCTTGTATGTGGTGGATAATTTTGTTACGGGCTTATGTAACCGCCACAGGTGATTTACCTTTGGTACGTCAACCAGAATTTCAACAGGGAATCAAGTTAATTTTAGATTTGTGCTTGGTACATCGATTTTCCATGTACCCAACTATGTTAGTTCCCGATGGCGCATTTATGATTGACCGCCGTATGGGAGTCTACGAACACCCCCTAGAAATTCAGGTATTACTTTATGCTGCGCTAAGGGCAGCCCGTGAGTTACTTCTACCTGATGGCGATGGTGAACAGTATCTTAAAAAAGTTCATGATAGATTGGGGGCTTTGCAATATCATATCCGTAATTATTACTGGGTGGATTTAAAGAGATTAAGAGAAATTTATCGTTACAAAGGTAATGAATTTGGTAAAGGAGTTGCCAATCAATTTAATATTTTCTCTCAATCAATTCCCAGTTGGGTAATTGAGTGGCTACCTGAAAACGGTGGATATTTAGCTGGAAATTTAGGGCCAGGAAGAATGGATTTTCGCTTTTTCGCCTTGGGAAACTTGATGGCAATTTTGGCAGGGTTAGCCAGTGAAGCAGAATCTCAACATATTATGAATTTGTTTGTTTATCGTTGGGAAGACCTGATTGGATATATGCCAGTGAAAATCTGTTATCCAGCTTTGCAAGGTTTAGAATGGCAGATTGTTACAGGATGTGACCCCAAAAATATTCCTTGGTCTTATCACAATGGGGGAAACTGGCCGGTTTTACTTTGGTTATTTGCTGCTGCGTCCTTAAAAACAGGTAGAGTGGAACTTGCCTATGAGGCGATCGCTATTGCCGAAAGTCGTTTAACTGAGGATAAATTCCCCGAATACTACGATGGTAAAAACGGTCGTCTCATCGGCAAAGAAGCCAGAATTTATCAAACCTGGACGATTGCTGGATTACTAGTAGCAAAACAGTTCTTAGCTAATCCATATCAGGTGGAATTAATTAGTTTTCCTGAGACTTTTATCGGCCCTGGTTGTAGTCTTTAG
- the panB gene encoding 3-methyl-2-oxobutanoate hydroxymethyltransferase, with protein MPVTTQQLIQWKQQGRAIVALTAWDYAIAQILDAAGVDLILVGDSMAGMLGYKTTLPITLDEMLHHAKAVCRGVQRALVVVDLPFLTYQESISQAIHSAGRVLKETGAQAVKLEGGYPAMVETVTRLVQAGIPVMGHVGLTPQSIHQLGLRKQGKTQETAERILNEAIALEQAGAFSLVLEHIPADLAMQITQKISIPTIGIGAGSHCDGQVLVTSDVLGLSEKQPPFAKVYTNLRQTITQAVQDYSAEVRDHQFPE; from the coding sequence ATGCCAGTCACTACCCAGCAATTAATTCAATGGAAACAACAAGGACGCGCAATTGTGGCGTTGACTGCGTGGGATTATGCGATCGCCCAAATTCTCGATGCTGCTGGTGTAGACTTAATCCTTGTGGGTGACTCAATGGCGGGGATGTTGGGGTACAAAACAACGCTGCCAATTACCTTAGACGAAATGCTACACCACGCTAAAGCTGTTTGTCGTGGTGTACAACGGGCTTTAGTGGTGGTGGATTTACCATTTTTGACTTATCAAGAAAGTATTTCCCAGGCAATTCACTCGGCTGGACGGGTATTAAAGGAAACGGGCGCTCAGGCTGTAAAATTGGAAGGTGGCTATCCGGCAATGGTAGAGACTGTGACGCGCTTAGTCCAAGCTGGTATCCCAGTTATGGGTCATGTAGGTTTGACTCCCCAATCAATTCATCAATTGGGGTTGCGAAAACAGGGTAAGACTCAAGAAACAGCCGAGAGAATTTTGAATGAAGCGATCGCCTTAGAACAAGCTGGTGCATTTTCTCTGGTATTAGAGCATATACCCGCAGATTTGGCAATGCAAATTACGCAAAAAATTAGCATTCCCACAATTGGTATTGGTGCGGGTTCCCATTGCGACGGGCAGGTTTTAGTTACTTCTGATGTGCTTGGTTTATCTGAGAAGCAACCACCATTTGCCAAAGTCTACACTAATTTACGCCAGACCATTACCCAAGCTGTACAAGATTACTCTGCGGAAGTACGCGATCATCAATTTCCCGAATAA
- a CDS encoding two-component regulator propeller domain-containing protein — translation MVLFRKRTNLLITSALLGLISLPSMGVLGIANLATAQEADTNTPTPKTPDIKPSELTPAYPASAPPSRVDPLPDERDIQERTVETDYRVSNLLGDFAGNLWVGSWRGLSRIDPKTGKILARVSLPNVAIGALAQDKVGRLWVGTYEGLMRVEPRTNEITAQNLFLPSKRVLSLLTDKRGYVWVGTDSGLALISPDQGLIMTTVKNLPGVSANTLTLDADGQLWVGTLDGVVRINTASALVMKRINDLPGTTVQALAISPEGLIWAGMPNNLLVINPKTGIVLRSVARLRGKNVTAVRFANDGSVWVGTNNGLLRLNPNTGAVLDEVAGLPSSRVLSLVPDVASKLWIGTSEGLAWLMPKMDKAQPHLAFSRAVK, via the coding sequence GTGGTGTTATTTCGCAAGCGTACTAATTTACTTATTACTTCTGCATTGCTGGGGTTAATCAGTTTACCAAGCATGGGTGTTCTGGGTATAGCTAATCTTGCAACGGCACAAGAAGCTGATACTAATACGCCAACACCAAAAACCCCTGATATTAAACCATCAGAACTCACGCCTGCTTATCCTGCATCTGCACCACCCTCACGGGTAGACCCCCTACCCGATGAACGGGATATACAAGAACGTACAGTAGAAACTGATTATCGGGTGAGTAATTTACTAGGAGATTTTGCTGGTAATCTCTGGGTGGGTTCTTGGCGGGGGCTATCACGGATTGACCCGAAAACAGGTAAGATTTTAGCGCGTGTAAGTTTACCTAATGTCGCAATTGGTGCTTTAGCACAAGATAAAGTAGGACGGCTGTGGGTAGGAACTTACGAAGGATTAATGCGTGTTGAACCGCGTACTAATGAAATTACAGCGCAGAATTTATTTTTACCTTCTAAACGAGTGCTATCGCTGTTAACTGATAAGCGGGGTTATGTATGGGTAGGAACTGATAGTGGTTTAGCTTTAATTAGTCCCGACCAAGGTTTAATTATGACCACAGTTAAAAATTTACCCGGCGTTAGTGCTAATACCCTAACTTTGGATGCTGATGGTCAACTTTGGGTAGGAACTTTAGATGGGGTTGTACGTATCAATACTGCTAGTGCTTTGGTGATGAAACGAATTAACGATTTACCTGGTACAACAGTACAAGCTTTAGCTATCAGTCCCGAAGGTTTAATTTGGGCGGGAATGCCTAATAATTTGCTAGTGATTAACCCAAAAACTGGTATAGTTTTACGGTCTGTGGCGCGTTTACGAGGTAAGAATGTCACAGCCGTGCGCTTTGCTAATGATGGTAGTGTTTGGGTAGGTACTAACAATGGTTTGTTACGATTAAATCCCAATACAGGCGCGGTATTAGATGAGGTCGCGGGACTTCCTTCTAGTCGAGTTTTATCTCTTGTACCTGACGTTGCTAGTAAATTATGGATTGGTACTAGTGAAGGGTTGGCTTGGTTGATGCCTAAAATGGATAAAGCTCAACCTCATTTAGCTTTTAGTCGTGCTGTTAAATGA
- a CDS encoding form I ribulose bisphosphate carboxylase large subunit, translating into MSYAQTKTQSKAGYKAGVQDYRLTYYTPDYTPKDTDILAAFRVTPQPGVPFEEAAAAVAAESSTGTWTTVWTDLLTDLDRYKGRCYDIEPVPGEDNQFIAYIAYPLDLFEEGSITNVLTSIVGNVFGFKALRALRLEDLRFPVAYIKTFQGPPHGIQVERDKLNKYGRPLLGCTIKPKLGLSAKNYGRAVYECLRGGLDFTKDDENINSAPFQRWRDRFLFVADAITKAQAETGEIKGHYLNVTAPTCEEMLKRAEYAKELKQPIIMHDYLTAGFTANTTLARWCRDNGVLLHIHRAMHAVIDRQKNHGIHFRVLAKALRLSGGDHIHTGTVVGKLEGERGITMGFVDLLRENYVEQDKSRGIYFTQDWASLPGVMAVASGGIHVWHMPALVEIFGDDSVLQFGGGTLGHPWGNAPGATANRVALEAVVQARNEGRNLAREGNDVIREAAKWSPELAAACELWKEIKFEFEAMDTV; encoded by the coding sequence ATGTCTTACGCTCAAACGAAGACTCAGTCAAAAGCTGGGTATAAAGCCGGGGTTCAAGATTACAGACTAACTTATTACACACCTGATTACACCCCAAAAGATACAGATATTCTGGCAGCGTTCCGTGTTACACCCCAGCCTGGAGTTCCCTTTGAAGAAGCAGCTGCGGCTGTAGCGGCTGAGTCTTCTACTGGTACTTGGACAACCGTATGGACAGACTTGTTAACTGACCTAGATCGTTACAAAGGTCGTTGCTACGATATCGAACCAGTTCCTGGCGAAGACAACCAGTTTATTGCCTACATTGCCTATCCTCTGGATCTCTTTGAAGAAGGCTCCATCACCAACGTTTTAACCTCAATTGTAGGTAACGTATTTGGTTTTAAAGCTTTGCGGGCATTGCGTTTGGAAGACCTCCGCTTCCCTGTTGCTTACATTAAGACCTTCCAAGGCCCTCCTCACGGTATCCAAGTTGAGCGTGACAAATTAAATAAATATGGTCGTCCTTTGTTGGGTTGTACCATCAAACCAAAATTAGGTCTATCTGCTAAGAACTACGGACGCGCTGTGTATGAGTGTTTGCGCGGTGGTTTGGATTTCACCAAAGACGACGAAAACATTAACTCTGCACCATTCCAAAGATGGCGCGATCGCTTCTTGTTTGTAGCTGATGCAATCACCAAAGCTCAAGCAGAAACAGGCGAAATTAAAGGTCACTACCTAAACGTAACCGCTCCTACCTGCGAAGAAATGTTGAAGCGAGCTGAGTACGCTAAAGAACTCAAGCAGCCCATCATCATGCACGACTACCTAACCGCAGGTTTCACAGCTAACACAACCTTGGCTCGTTGGTGTCGTGATAACGGTGTTCTATTGCACATCCACCGCGCGATGCACGCAGTAATCGACCGTCAAAAGAACCACGGTATCCACTTCCGTGTATTGGCAAAAGCGCTACGTCTATCTGGTGGCGACCACATCCACACCGGTACAGTTGTAGGTAAGTTGGAAGGTGAACGTGGTATCACAATGGGCTTCGTTGACCTATTGCGCGAAAACTACGTTGAACAAGACAAGTCTCGCGGTATCTACTTTACCCAAGATTGGGCTTCTCTACCTGGTGTAATGGCAGTTGCTTCCGGTGGTATCCACGTATGGCACATGCCCGCACTAGTGGAAATTTTCGGTGATGACTCCGTACTACAATTCGGTGGTGGTACACTTGGACACCCTTGGGGTAACGCTCCTGGTGCTACTGCTAACCGCGTAGCCTTAGAAGCAGTAGTCCAAGCTCGTAACGAAGGTCGCAACTTGGCTCGTGAAGGTAACGACGTTATCCGCGAAGCTGCTAAGTGGTCTCCTGAATTGGCTGCTGCTTGCGAACTGTGGAAAGAAATCAAGTTCGAGTTTGAGGCAATGGATACCGTCTGA
- the rcbX gene encoding RuBisCO chaperone RbcX gives MNLKQIAKDTAKTLQSYLTYQALRTVLAQIGETNPPLAIWLHNFSVGKVQNGETFIEELFREKPDLALRIMTVREHIAEEVADFLPEMVKSGIQQANMEQRRQHLERITQLSLSNPSPEIDQQKLSDPDWDNLAS, from the coding sequence ATGAATCTCAAGCAAATTGCGAAAGATACAGCCAAAACTCTCCAAAGCTACCTGACTTATCAGGCACTAAGGACTGTGCTGGCGCAGATAGGCGAAACGAATCCACCGTTGGCGATTTGGCTGCACAATTTTTCCGTCGGCAAAGTTCAAAATGGGGAAACCTTCATTGAAGAACTATTCCGAGAAAAGCCAGATTTGGCATTACGGATTATGACAGTGAGAGAACATATCGCTGAAGAAGTCGCTGATTTCTTACCGGAAATGGTGAAGAGTGGCATTCAGCAAGCCAACATGGAACAACGTCGCCAGCATCTAGAACGTATAACGCAGTTGAGTTTATCTAACCCAAGTCCTGAAATAGACCAGCAGAAATTATCCGATCCTGATTGGGATAACTTAGCCAGTTAG
- a CDS encoding ribulose bisphosphate carboxylase small subunit: MQTLPKERRYETLSYLPPLTDAQIEKQVQYILNQGYFPAIEFNEQSEPTEYYWTLWKLPLFNAKTTREVLAEVQSCRSQYPSHYIRVVGFDNIKQCQILSFIVHKPSRY; this comes from the coding sequence ATGCAAACCTTACCAAAAGAACGTCGTTACGAAACCCTTTCTTACTTACCCCCCCTCACCGACGCTCAAATTGAAAAGCAAGTTCAGTACATTCTGAACCAAGGCTACTTTCCAGCCATCGAGTTCAACGAACAATCTGAACCCACCGAATATTACTGGACTCTGTGGAAGCTACCTCTGTTCAACGCTAAAACCACCCGCGAAGTATTGGCAGAAGTTCAATCTTGCCGTTCTCAATATCCTAGCCACTACATCCGTGTAGTAGGATTTGACAACATCAAACAGTGCCAAATCCTCAGCTTCATCGTTCACAAACCCAGCAGATACTAA
- a CDS encoding zinc metalloprotease HtpX, translated as MGNQFKTLALLAALSGLLIAISYWVIGGSGGLIIGIGLAAVTNLLSWYQSDKIALAAYQAQPVSESQAPGLYRMVRKLSQRANIPMPGIYIVPGQTANAFATGRDPEHAAVAVTEGILNILPEDELEGVIAHEMTHIINRDTLTQAVAATVAGAISFLAQMVSYSLWFGGVGGRDNERGGNPLGVLLTVLLAPIAATIIQLAISRTREFSADAGSAKLTGNPRALARALQRLEATARQLPLNANPAFEALLIINPISGQFLSNLFSSHPSTEERVQALLKLEQLQGVRG; from the coding sequence ATGGGAAATCAATTTAAAACGCTTGCTTTGCTTGCTGCCCTTAGTGGCTTATTAATTGCTATCAGTTATTGGGTAATTGGTGGTAGTGGCGGTTTGATTATTGGTATTGGTTTGGCAGCAGTTACTAACCTGCTTTCATGGTATCAATCAGATAAGATTGCCCTAGCAGCTTACCAAGCCCAGCCTGTAAGCGAAAGCCAAGCACCGGGACTATATCGTATGGTGCGGAAGTTATCGCAACGGGCTAATATTCCTATGCCGGGAATTTATATTGTTCCTGGCCAAACTGCTAATGCTTTTGCGACAGGACGAGATCCAGAACACGCGGCTGTAGCGGTGACTGAAGGAATTTTAAATATATTGCCAGAAGATGAATTGGAAGGTGTCATCGCTCACGAAATGACACATATTATTAACCGCGATACCTTAACCCAAGCTGTAGCTGCTACCGTTGCTGGTGCTATCTCGTTTTTGGCGCAGATGGTGAGTTATAGCCTATGGTTCGGCGGAGTTGGTGGAAGAGATAACGAAAGAGGTGGAAATCCTTTAGGCGTTTTATTAACTGTACTGCTTGCACCAATAGCCGCCACCATTATTCAGTTAGCCATTTCCCGCACCAGAGAGTTTTCTGCTGATGCTGGTTCTGCCAAATTAACAGGTAATCCCCGCGCTTTAGCTCGTGCATTACAAAGATTAGAAGCCACCGCACGACAATTACCTTTAAATGCTAACCCCGCTTTTGAAGCTTTATTAATTATCAATCCTATTTCCGGGCAGTTTTTAAGCAACTTGTTCTCTAGCCACCCATCCACAGAAGAAAGAGTTCAAGCACTGCTCAAGTTAGAGCAACTGCAAGGGGTTAGAGGTTAG